In Chloroflexota bacterium, the sequence GCGGTGTCCGAGCCTGGGGATCGGTGGCCTTCGTCGTCTCGGCGACCATCGTCGGCGTGGTCCTCGATCGGGAGGGTCCCCGCGCCATCTTCGCGATCTACCTGCCGGCGCTCCTTGCGACGGCGCTCGTCACGGCGTCCCTGCCGCGATCCGGCACGAACCGCGGCACGGGGATGCTCGTCGGCGCCCGCGAGGTCTTCGGATCGGCCGGGCTCCCGCTCTTCCTCGCCGGCGTCTTCCTCGTCTGGACCTCCCTCACGGCCATCAACGCCTTCTACTCGATCCAGATCGTCAACCTCGGGGGCGGGGCGACGCTCGTCGGGCTTGCCTGGGCGGTGGGAGCGATGGTGGAGGTACCGATCATGTTCGGGTTCGCCCGCCTCGCCGGGCGGTTCGGCACGGAGCGCCTCCTCGTCCTCGGGACCGTGGTCTTCGGGCTCCGGGCGGCCGCCTCGGCGCTGACCACGGATCCGGCCGCACTTGTCGCGATCTCCAGCCTCGAGGGGTTCGCCTTCGGCTCGTTCTTCGTCGGCGGCGTGACCTACATCGCCCGGCTCGCCCCGACGAATCTCGCCGGCACCGCCCAGGGGATGTTCGCCGCGATCGCCGGCCTCGCGACGGTCGTCGGCTCGAGCGCCGGCGGGGTCATCGCGGGGTGGCTCACCATCCGGGGCCTCTTCGCCGCGACGGTCGTCGGTCACCTCGTGGCAGCCGCGGTGGTCGCCTTCGCGGTCCATCGCCACGC encodes:
- a CDS encoding MFS transporter; its protein translation is MLAQRRLPLAYIVYFAAVGAAFPYLPVFYHDLGLDFDAIGLIAALQAATQLVTAPIWGGLADRFPRSRLALPAAALFAAVGATILVAATGLLGAIVGGVVLFAGLAGTGPVLDARALELLGADRARYGGVRAWGSVAFVVSATIVGVVLDREGPRAIFAIYLPALLATALVTASLPRSGTNRGTGMLVGAREVFGSAGLPLFLAGVFLVWTSLTAINAFYSIQIVNLGGGATLVGLAWAVGAMVEVPIMFGFARLAGRFGTERLLVLGTVVFGLRAAASALTTDPAALVAISSLEGFAFGSFFVGGVTYIARLAPTNLAGTAQGMFAAIAGLATVVGSSAGGVIAGWLTIRGLFAATVVGHLVAAAVVAFAVHRHA